A region of Armatimonadota bacterium DNA encodes the following proteins:
- a CDS encoding flagellar biosynthetic protein FliR: MQLDSSFVLQFAAIFVRCGAMMLSSPLYGGAVPVNIRVMTAGVISLALTPVVGPLINLDVQSLAGLGLMMGREAIFGLLIGMCLQFLLAAIQIAGSFADMQLGLGSAQLFNPQIGGQTSPLGQFKFWLATVILFLLNAHQLMFRAFVASFHLKGAPIGGGEMLSSGVMLLSQLLILSIQIAAPVVAVTVVIDVAAGLINRAVPQTQPFLLALPAKLALGLVTLAFGLPALVVAVERAVETSFAGLQHMFGG; the protein is encoded by the coding sequence GTGCAACTTGACTCATCATTTGTCCTGCAGTTCGCCGCGATCTTTGTTCGGTGCGGGGCCATGATGCTCTCAAGCCCTCTTTATGGTGGGGCTGTGCCGGTGAACATCCGGGTGATGACCGCCGGGGTGATATCGCTGGCCTTGACCCCGGTGGTCGGCCCCCTCATCAATCTGGATGTGCAGTCCCTGGCCGGGCTTGGCTTGATGATGGGCCGAGAGGCGATTTTTGGACTGCTCATCGGCATGTGTTTGCAGTTCCTGTTGGCCGCCATCCAAATCGCCGGATCGTTTGCCGACATGCAGCTCGGTTTGGGGTCGGCCCAGTTGTTCAATCCCCAAATTGGTGGCCAGACCTCTCCGCTCGGCCAATTCAAATTCTGGCTGGCCACGGTGATCCTGTTTCTGCTCAACGCTCACCAGCTCATGTTCCGCGCGTTTGTCGCCAGTTTCCATCTCAAGGGTGCGCCCATCGGTGGGGGGGAAATGCTCAGCTCCGGGGTGATGCTCCTTAGCCAGCTCTTGATCCTCAGCATCCAAATCGCCGCCCCGGTTGTGGCCGTGACCGTCGTCATCGACGTTGCCGCGGGGCTGATCAACCGGGCGGTTCCCCAAACCCAGCCTTTCCTGCTCGCGCTCCCGGCCAAGCTCGCCCTGGGGTTGGTGACCTTGGCTTTTGGGCTCCCCGCCCTGGTGGTCGCGGTAGAGAGGGCGGTGGAAACCTCGTTCGCCGGATTGCAACATATGTTTGGAGGCTGA
- a CDS encoding flagellar biosynthetic protein FliO, which translates to MVRPTLTLTGILIPAFLLAQSVSPNLGTKSDIMRAGTAKPTGQTMDPAQLLPMLVALGLVFFLLKYALPKVVAKFNKGMSTSLNSPIMLEESASFATGTLQVVTVRGKSLLLAVTPQGVTCLSEVPTTLPGDPVPAFFEILDRESENPKAQTVVTHAVVEQAAEPKPNPAVKAYAANARPRRKSATPSREELLERLAHLQGLVDEK; encoded by the coding sequence ATGGTTCGCCCCACCCTCACCCTGACTGGCATTCTGATCCCCGCATTTTTGCTGGCCCAATCGGTAAGCCCCAACCTGGGCACCAAATCCGACATCATGCGGGCCGGAACGGCAAAACCAACTGGCCAAACCATGGATCCGGCACAACTGCTCCCGATGCTGGTTGCCCTCGGACTCGTCTTCTTCCTCCTCAAATATGCCCTGCCCAAAGTGGTGGCCAAGTTCAACAAGGGAATGTCCACCTCTCTAAACAGCCCAATCATGTTGGAAGAGAGCGCATCTTTTGCCACGGGAACATTGCAGGTTGTGACCGTACGGGGGAAATCGTTGCTCCTGGCCGTGACCCCGCAAGGTGTCACTTGCCTCTCCGAGGTTCCCACCACTTTGCCAGGCGACCCCGTCCCCGCATTTTTTGAGATCCTCGACCGGGAATCGGAAAATCCCAAGGCACAAACCGTGGTCACCCATGCCGTTGTGGAGCAAGCGGCAGAACCCAAGCCGAACCCGGCCGTTAAAGCTTATGCCGCCAATGCCCGCCCCCGGCGGAAATCGGCAACCCCATCGCGCGAAGAGTTGTTAGAACGCCTTGCCCACCTCCAAGGTTTGGTCGACGAAAAATGA
- the fliP gene encoding flagellar type III secretion system pore protein FliP (The bacterial flagellar biogenesis protein FliP forms a type III secretion system (T3SS)-type pore required for flagellar assembly.), producing the protein MNRLGSTLGEATRHPLFRPILVLLMVLAATFALAQTAGAPPKPSSVPVPSINLGIGSGSDKEQLSTSLRILAMLTVLSLAPAILILTTAFTRIVIILSFTRTALGTQNIPPNQVIIGLSLFLTMFVMGPTYNKINETAIKPFTAETNPISFEVAVKRAEIPLKDFMLKNTYESDLKMFMDFKHQTAQTRNDVDIMSLIPAFVVSELKTSFIIGFYIFVPFIIIDLIIASILMGMGMMMMPPVVVSLPAKILIFVLADGWSVIVKAILSGYA; encoded by the coding sequence ATGAATCGCCTGGGGAGCACTCTCGGCGAGGCGACTCGCCACCCGCTGTTCCGGCCCATCCTGGTTTTGTTGATGGTGCTGGCGGCAACATTCGCCCTTGCGCAAACCGCCGGGGCCCCGCCCAAGCCAAGTAGCGTTCCCGTCCCGAGCATCAATCTGGGCATCGGTTCCGGTAGCGATAAAGAACAGCTGAGCACATCTCTGCGCATCCTGGCGATGCTCACCGTTCTCAGCCTGGCTCCGGCGATCTTAATCCTGACGACGGCGTTCACGCGGATCGTCATCATCCTCAGCTTCACGCGGACCGCCCTGGGCACGCAAAACATCCCACCCAACCAGGTGATCATCGGTCTCAGCTTGTTTTTGACGATGTTCGTGATGGGGCCGACCTACAACAAAATCAACGAGACGGCGATCAAACCGTTCACCGCAGAAACCAACCCCATCAGCTTCGAGGTCGCGGTCAAACGGGCGGAGATCCCCCTCAAAGATTTCATGCTCAAGAACACCTATGAGAGCGACCTCAAGATGTTCATGGATTTCAAACACCAGACCGCCCAAACCCGCAATGACGTCGACATCATGTCGTTGATCCCGGCATTTGTGGTCAGCGAGCTCAAAACGTCGTTCATCATCGGCTTCTATATCTTCGTTCCGTTCATCATCATCGACCTGATCATCGCGAGCATCTTAATGGGCATGGGGATGATGATGATGCCGCCGGTCGTGGTTTCTTTGCCGGCCAAGATCTTGATCTTCGTGCTCGCCGACGGTTGGTCGGTGATCGTCAAGGCCATTCTTTCGGGGTACGCCTAA
- the fliQ gene encoding flagellar biosynthesis protein FliQ, whose translation MNQSIVMDLARQGITVSLMISLPILAIALFTGLIVSVFQAMTQIQEMTLTYLPKLIGTGLLILFMGGWMLSTLVGFMQHCFDLAGRLGG comes from the coding sequence ATGAACCAGTCCATCGTCATGGATTTGGCCCGTCAGGGCATTACGGTCAGCCTGATGATTTCTTTGCCGATCTTGGCAATCGCCTTGTTCACCGGCTTGATCGTTTCGGTGTTCCAGGCCATGACCCAGATCCAGGAGATGACGCTGACTTACCTGCCGAAACTGATCGGGACCGGGTTGTTGATCCTGTTCATGGGCGGCTGGATGCTCTCGACCCTCGTCGGCTTCATGCAGCATTGCTTTGACCTGGCGGGCCGGCTAGGAGGCTGA
- a CDS encoding biotin--[acetyl-CoA-carboxylase] ligase yields the protein MASTQDEARTLVAGGEEFLAVLAHDQLLGRGRFRREWHSQPGESLTMSIAFHPYRGHPEPWLVGMAVAVGLAGAVRCQIQWPNDLVIQGKKVGGILTELMPDPVGVNIPVVGIGINLSQQEFPDAIRHRATSLILSQGRAPEAESFAKTLLAALAHAPEPASWEEIAPAWRLFDATPGKPYRLLDGREATAIGIGPDGRLICSADGETHAVMAAEALFG from the coding sequence GTGGCCAGCACTCAAGATGAAGCCCGCACATTGGTGGCGGGCGGCGAGGAGTTTTTGGCCGTCTTGGCCCACGACCAACTGTTGGGGCGGGGGAGGTTCCGGCGGGAGTGGCACAGCCAGCCGGGAGAATCACTCACCATGAGCATCGCCTTTCATCCCTATCGGGGTCATCCCGAGCCTTGGCTGGTGGGCATGGCAGTTGCTGTCGGACTTGCCGGCGCCGTGCGGTGCCAAATTCAGTGGCCCAATGACCTGGTGATCCAGGGGAAAAAAGTCGGCGGCATCCTCACCGAACTGATGCCAGACCCGGTCGGGGTCAACATCCCCGTTGTCGGCATTGGCATCAATTTATCCCAGCAAGAGTTCCCGGACGCAATCCGGCACCGGGCGACGAGCCTGATCCTCAGCCAGGGCCGAGCGCCTGAAGCCGAATCCTTTGCCAAAACCCTTTTGGCCGCTCTCGCCCATGCCCCGGAACCCGCAAGTTGGGAAGAAATTGCCCCGGCATGGCGGTTATTCGACGCGACTCCTGGCAAACCGTACCGCCTCCTCGACGGCCGAGAGGCCACCGCGATCGGCATCGGGCCCGACGGCCGGCTAATCTGCTCCGCCGATGGCGAAACCCATGCCGTGATGGCGGCAGAAGCCCTGTTCGGCTGA
- the nadC gene encoding carboxylating nicotinate-nucleotide diphosphorylase — protein sequence MSNGFKAPAPEGWVDLLWAAMAEDLGPGDPTTALFEESDPVKWYIESQAEGVLCGVGIAAYLLQPEADEPDSCYTEIHCQDGDHVKPGTMILSGRLNPARLLTKERTALNFLMHLSGIATLTHQFTQKVEDLGVRIVDTRKTVPGMRYLQKYAVRCGGGTNHRMGLYDGIMLKDNHIRAAGSIQGAVEQVKMVAGHMTLIEVECESEIMVDQAVAAGADIVMLDNMDPFQMADIVRKYKGKVILEASGGVTLDTVRGVAQTGVDAVSVGALTHSAKALAIHLEVE from the coding sequence ATGAGTAACGGATTCAAAGCCCCCGCCCCAGAAGGGTGGGTCGACCTCCTGTGGGCCGCTATGGCCGAAGACTTGGGACCCGGTGACCCCACAACCGCCCTTTTCGAAGAGTCCGACCCCGTCAAATGGTACATCGAATCACAGGCGGAGGGCGTTTTGTGCGGTGTCGGCATCGCCGCCTACCTGTTGCAACCCGAAGCCGACGAACCGGATTCCTGTTACACCGAAATTCACTGCCAAGATGGCGACCATGTCAAACCTGGCACCATGATCCTGAGCGGTCGCCTCAACCCAGCCCGGCTATTGACCAAAGAGCGCACGGCCCTCAACTTCCTCATGCACCTCAGCGGCATTGCCACCCTGACCCACCAGTTCACACAAAAAGTAGAAGATTTGGGCGTAAGGATTGTCGATACGCGCAAAACGGTTCCGGGCATGCGGTACTTGCAAAAATACGCCGTCCGGTGTGGCGGCGGCACCAACCACCGCATGGGCCTCTACGACGGCATTATGCTCAAAGACAACCACATCCGGGCCGCAGGTTCAATCCAGGGAGCGGTCGAACAAGTCAAAATGGTCGCCGGGCACATGACCCTCATCGAAGTGGAATGCGAATCAGAAATCATGGTGGACCAGGCAGTCGCGGCCGGGGCAGACATCGTGATGCTCGACAATATGGATCCGTTTCAAATGGCCGACATTGTGCGCAAGTACAAAGGAAAGGTCATTTTGGAAGCAAGCGGCGGGGTGACATTGGACACCGTGCGCGGCGTGGCCCAGACCGGAGTGGATGCCGTCTCTGTCGGCGCCCTGACACATTCGGCCAAAGCCCTGGCCATCCACCTGGAAGTCGAATAG
- the flhB gene encoding flagellar biosynthesis protein FlhB, which translates to MAENESGERTEDPTPKRRQEARKKGTVAKSTDLTGAITLMAATLAAPSIFGGIAGAAIPAFSRQVSQAPKDVTPFSMMGFAQGVAAPWLGGALALLMVLLVVGLIANVGQVGLLFTAEPMSPKLEKINPMAGAKRIFSRRAAMEGLKAIAKLGIFAWIAFSAISADWQKMTGLVWMDPASSAAILGGVLHGLMTKIAFVWLVIASVDYFFQRKEVEKQLKMTKQELKQEMKEQEGSPEVKSAQYQKRRQLLKGGLAKQLREADVLVTNPTHFAVAIKYERNSVHAPVVLAKGQDHLALKMREIAAGIDLPIVENKPLARALYKQCEPGDFIPRDLFGPVAEVLAFVYKTVKQRRKAA; encoded by the coding sequence ATGGCAGAAAACGAATCCGGCGAAAGGACAGAGGATCCAACCCCCAAGCGGAGGCAAGAGGCCCGCAAGAAAGGCACGGTCGCCAAATCAACCGACCTCACGGGGGCAATCACGCTCATGGCGGCAACCCTGGCGGCCCCTTCGATCTTTGGCGGAATCGCGGGGGCGGCGATCCCGGCATTCAGCCGACAGGTTTCCCAGGCCCCAAAAGATGTCACCCCGTTTAGCATGATGGGGTTTGCCCAGGGCGTGGCCGCGCCCTGGTTGGGCGGGGCGCTCGCCCTTCTCATGGTCTTGCTGGTCGTTGGCCTCATCGCCAACGTCGGCCAGGTCGGATTGCTCTTCACTGCCGAGCCTATGTCCCCCAAACTGGAGAAGATCAACCCGATGGCCGGTGCCAAAAGGATCTTCAGCCGGCGGGCCGCAATGGAAGGGTTGAAAGCCATTGCCAAACTGGGGATCTTCGCATGGATCGCCTTTTCCGCCATCTCCGCCGACTGGCAAAAAATGACGGGCCTCGTCTGGATGGATCCTGCCTCTTCGGCGGCCATTTTGGGCGGCGTCTTGCACGGCCTGATGACGAAAATCGCATTTGTTTGGTTGGTGATCGCCTCGGTCGACTACTTCTTCCAAAGAAAGGAGGTCGAAAAGCAGCTCAAAATGACCAAACAGGAGCTGAAACAAGAAATGAAGGAGCAGGAAGGGTCGCCGGAAGTCAAATCCGCCCAGTACCAAAAGCGACGCCAACTCCTCAAAGGCGGGTTGGCCAAGCAACTCCGCGAAGCCGATGTGCTGGTGACGAACCCGACCCACTTTGCCGTCGCCATCAAATATGAGCGGAACTCCGTCCACGCGCCCGTTGTCCTGGCAAAGGGCCAAGACCACCTGGCATTGAAAATGAGGGAGATCGCCGCCGGGATCGACTTGCCGATCGTCGAAAACAAGCCGTTGGCCCGCGCCCTTTACAAGCAGTGCGAACCAGGGGATTTCATTCCGCGAGACCTCTTTGGCCCAGTGGCAGAAGTCTTGGCCTTTGTTTACAAAACGGTCAAACAGCGCCGCAAAGCGGCGTAG
- the fliN gene encoding flagellar motor switch protein FliN: protein MANITTEMVDKFSNLQSNIWQNVSLAVSEAAGTAINFSDAITMPTEISDLYGEMSSPKLIIQFAFANNPESVQVVLISQDTLVDIYNLVTGKTEDSVDENTLAEIRDSIEAIVQGLCLAAGNIRNEAMVASGLSVRLQIFSLPNNMQVAGTVIRTNVRVSGDELSGSLTWLVDEETAAIFNNTESTGSSPYGSGSASGGSHSPGALAGLEESGLELLYDIPLEVTVELGRVKMVVKDVIELGSGSIVEIDKAAGEPVDVMVNGRLVAHGEVVVIEDNFGVRITEILSPADRLARLNDAA from the coding sequence ATGGCAAACATCACTACCGAAATGGTCGACAAGTTCAGCAACTTGCAGTCCAACATCTGGCAAAACGTGTCGCTCGCCGTCAGCGAGGCGGCCGGCACGGCGATCAACTTTTCTGACGCGATCACAATGCCGACGGAAATCAGCGACCTGTACGGCGAAATGTCCAGCCCCAAGCTGATCATCCAATTTGCCTTTGCCAACAATCCGGAAAGCGTTCAAGTCGTCCTGATCTCCCAAGACACCCTCGTCGATATCTACAACCTTGTCACCGGCAAGACAGAAGACTCGGTTGACGAAAACACCCTGGCCGAAATCCGCGACTCAATCGAGGCGATCGTTCAAGGCCTGTGTTTGGCCGCTGGGAACATCCGCAACGAGGCCATGGTCGCCAGCGGCCTGTCGGTCCGACTCCAGATTTTTAGCCTGCCCAACAACATGCAGGTGGCCGGTACCGTTATCCGGACAAACGTCCGGGTCAGCGGCGACGAGCTCAGCGGGAGCCTCACCTGGCTGGTCGATGAAGAGACTGCCGCCATTTTCAACAACACAGAATCGACCGGGTCATCTCCCTATGGATCGGGTTCCGCTTCCGGCGGTTCCCACTCCCCAGGCGCGCTGGCCGGCCTGGAAGAATCCGGGCTTGAACTCCTCTACGACATCCCCCTCGAAGTCACCGTGGAACTCGGCCGGGTGAAAATGGTCGTCAAAGACGTGATCGAACTCGGTTCGGGTTCGATTGTGGAAATTGACAAAGCGGCCGGCGAACCGGTCGATGTCATGGTCAACGGCCGCCTGGTCGCCCATGGCGAAGTCGTTGTGATTGAAGACAACTTCGGCGTCCGGATCACCGAGATCCTTAGTCCCGCCGACCGTTTGGCCCGGCTCAACGACGCGGCCTGA